ACGGGCCAGCCCTGCCAGGACCATCACGCGGTCAAGTCGATCCTCAACGGCCAGGACGAGCCCCTGCTCCTGCTGGTGACCTCGGACGGGGCGGGCAGCGCCGCCCATTCCGAGGAGGGCAGCCGCGAGGTGTGCGCCGAGACCCTGCGCTGGCTGGAGATCTGCCTGAGTGACGGGGGGGACTTCCTGGACAAGGACGCCGGGGTGAGGCTGGTCCACAACCTGCGCCACCACCTGCTGAACTACGCCGAGGAGGCGGAGCGCAACTACGGCCTGCGCGACCTGGCCTGCACCCTGAACGTCGCGGCGCTCCTCCCCGGCCGGGGCTGGTTCGTGCAGGTGGGGGACGGGGCCACCGTCATCGAGCGGGACGGCGGCCCCCTGGAGATCGTGTTCTGGCCGGACAACGGGGAGTACGCCAATCAGACGTACTTCGTCAGTGACGTGCCGGATGGGCACATCCACACCCGGGTGATCGCGGGGTGCATCGACCGGGTGGCCCTGATGACCGACGGGCTGCAGGCGATCGCCCTCTCCCTCCAGCAGCGCGCCCCGCACGCCCCGTTCTTCACCCCCATGTTCCGCGCCCTGGAGGCCCTAGACGCCCCGGACACGGAACAGCACGGGCAACTGCAGGCGGGGCTGATCCGCTTCCTCGACTCCCCGGCCGTCAATGCCCGGACGAGCGACGACAAGACGCTCGTCCTGAGCAGCCGCAGGCCCGCTCCCGAGGCCACTCCCGTCGAGCCCGCGGAGGAAGT
Above is a genomic segment from Deinococcus apachensis DSM 19763 containing:
- a CDS encoding PP2C family serine/threonine-protein phosphatase; translation: MSPWRSVHASVMGTAHVTTGQPCQDHHAVKSILNGQDEPLLLLVTSDGAGSAAHSEEGSREVCAETLRWLEICLSDGGDFLDKDAGVRLVHNLRHHLLNYAEEAERNYGLRDLACTLNVAALLPGRGWFVQVGDGATVIERDGGPLEIVFWPDNGEYANQTYFVSDVPDGHIHTRVIAGCIDRVALMTDGLQAIALSLQQRAPHAPFFTPMFRALEALDAPDTEQHGQLQAGLIRFLDSPAVNARTSDDKTLVLSSRRPAPEATPVEPAEEVEAV